In Gaiellales bacterium, the following proteins share a genomic window:
- a CDS encoding adenylate/guanylate cyclase domain-containing protein yields MDATCTRCGEPLPARARFCPACAAPVQRGDEPAASRRVVTVFFADVAGSTQLGEQLDAEAVREVMNRYFGAVSAALERHGGHVEKFIGDAVVALFGVPAAHEDDALRGVRAAVEAREAVRVLGEDLHARLGVRLGVRIGVATGEVVVGASPAARTIATGDTMNTAARLQQAAPVGEILIGARTHRLVHESVIAEEVEPLDLRGKADPVAAFRLVAVDDDPARRLRPAATALVGRVRELGTLQDAFDRATEARSCQVVTVLGAAGVGKSRLVAEFLGGVDPGAAALCAGRCLSYGEGVTYWALAEAVKSLAQVDERDSPDDVRAKLGALVDADIAGEVADGVGSLLGLAGANARIEDARIALRNLFGAVAARRPLVVTFDDIHWAEPPLLDLIDDLAQWLPDAPVLVLCIARPELLDARPDWSGGKLNATTLLLEPLSETDGDALVRALLGSDVPEDVADRIVRAAEGNPLFVEELVGVLLDDGHLQRVDGGVEVAGAIDRVELPPTIQALLTARLDRLSSAERGVVERASIEGQVFHVGALTALGASRDELLPTVRTLARKQLFRADQAALPGQDAYRFRHILIREAAYERVAKEVRARWHEAFAGWLEALAGERVSEYEELLGHHLSEAARYRVEIGDVGAETRALARRSATLYRRVADRTAAQGDFAQAAGLLRRVAGLLPADDPGRSIAIADCAGWMLNAGYIDAAVAMSAASRAAAGGSGDRPAQLVCESLGRMIELSTGTEIGVGEEQAALDDARAGAEESERAGRLGEAARLWYITSIWEGNTLLRCATARAAAGRTLDLGRRAASPWLEAFGAVAGVMFLLRGRGRIPDLLREGEGTASGFGRTIRADYLADAAVLLAQRGETDAAVATVADLVAIAQELGFKAYISEWIKGAALLDAGRPDAAIEPLAGAATSAGEIGDVGSASSVIGQLARALALAGHVDEAARRSAEARALTSPSDRWSALLWRGAAARVYAAQGRPAEARTLADEIVAILADIDYPGIEFHARLDAAAGYEAAGERHAAKALLRRALADSKEREAAGFARQAEAALERVEAEASA; encoded by the coding sequence GTGGACGCGACGTGCACGAGGTGCGGCGAGCCACTGCCCGCGCGCGCCCGGTTCTGCCCCGCCTGCGCGGCGCCGGTGCAGCGCGGGGACGAGCCGGCCGCCTCCCGGCGGGTGGTGACCGTGTTCTTCGCGGACGTGGCCGGGTCGACGCAGCTCGGCGAGCAGCTCGACGCGGAGGCCGTGCGGGAGGTGATGAACCGCTACTTCGGCGCAGTGTCCGCCGCCCTCGAGCGCCACGGCGGCCACGTCGAGAAGTTCATCGGCGACGCGGTCGTCGCGCTCTTCGGGGTGCCGGCGGCGCACGAGGACGACGCCCTGCGCGGCGTCCGCGCCGCGGTCGAGGCCCGCGAGGCCGTGCGCGTGCTCGGCGAGGATCTGCACGCACGGCTCGGCGTGCGGCTCGGGGTCCGCATCGGCGTCGCCACGGGCGAGGTGGTCGTCGGCGCGTCCCCGGCGGCCCGCACCATCGCCACCGGCGACACGATGAACACGGCCGCGCGGCTCCAGCAGGCAGCGCCGGTGGGCGAGATCCTGATCGGCGCGCGCACGCACCGGCTGGTCCACGAATCCGTCATCGCCGAGGAGGTCGAGCCGCTCGACCTGCGCGGGAAGGCCGATCCCGTCGCCGCGTTCCGGCTGGTCGCGGTCGACGACGACCCGGCCCGCCGGCTGCGGCCGGCGGCGACCGCCCTGGTCGGCCGCGTACGCGAGCTGGGGACGCTCCAGGACGCGTTCGACCGGGCGACCGAGGCGCGGTCGTGCCAGGTCGTGACCGTGCTCGGCGCCGCGGGGGTCGGCAAATCGCGCCTCGTTGCGGAGTTCCTCGGTGGGGTCGACCCGGGCGCCGCCGCCCTTTGCGCCGGCCGGTGTCTCTCCTACGGGGAGGGTGTGACGTACTGGGCGCTCGCGGAAGCGGTGAAGTCGCTCGCCCAGGTCGACGAGCGCGACTCGCCCGACGACGTGCGCGCGAAGCTCGGCGCACTGGTCGACGCGGACATCGCCGGCGAGGTGGCCGACGGCGTCGGATCGCTGCTCGGCCTCGCGGGCGCGAACGCCCGGATCGAAGACGCGCGGATCGCTCTCCGAAACCTGTTCGGGGCGGTGGCCGCACGGCGACCCCTGGTCGTCACGTTCGACGACATCCACTGGGCCGAGCCGCCGCTGCTCGACCTGATCGACGACCTCGCCCAGTGGCTGCCGGACGCGCCCGTGCTGGTCCTCTGCATCGCCCGGCCCGAGCTCCTCGATGCGCGCCCGGACTGGTCGGGAGGGAAACTGAACGCGACCACGCTGCTGCTGGAGCCGCTCTCCGAAACCGATGGCGATGCCCTGGTGCGCGCACTCCTGGGCAGCGATGTCCCGGAGGACGTCGCCGACCGGATCGTCCGGGCGGCCGAGGGCAACCCGCTGTTCGTCGAGGAGCTCGTCGGCGTGCTGCTCGACGACGGCCATCTCCAGCGCGTCGACGGCGGCGTCGAGGTCGCCGGCGCGATCGACCGGGTCGAGCTCCCGCCGACCATCCAGGCGCTGCTCACGGCGCGGCTCGACCGGCTCTCGAGCGCCGAACGCGGCGTCGTCGAGCGGGCGTCGATCGAGGGGCAGGTGTTCCACGTGGGGGCGCTGACGGCGCTCGGCGCGTCCCGGGACGAGCTCCTGCCGACCGTCCGGACGCTGGCGCGCAAACAGCTCTTCCGCGCCGATCAGGCGGCCCTGCCCGGCCAGGACGCCTATCGCTTCCGTCACATCCTGATCCGCGAGGCCGCCTACGAGCGAGTGGCGAAGGAAGTCCGGGCGCGCTGGCACGAGGCGTTCGCCGGGTGGCTGGAGGCGCTCGCGGGCGAACGCGTGAGCGAGTACGAGGAGCTGCTCGGGCACCATCTCTCCGAGGCTGCCCGCTATCGGGTCGAGATCGGCGACGTCGGCGCGGAGACGCGCGCCCTGGCACGGCGCTCGGCGACCCTCTACCGGCGCGTCGCCGACCGCACCGCCGCGCAGGGAGACTTCGCTCAGGCCGCGGGCCTGCTGCGCCGGGTCGCCGGGCTCCTCCCCGCCGATGATCCCGGCCGTTCGATCGCCATCGCGGACTGTGCGGGGTGGATGCTCAACGCCGGCTACATCGACGCAGCCGTCGCGATGTCGGCCGCCTCCCGCGCCGCCGCAGGCGGCAGCGGTGACCGGCCGGCGCAGCTTGTCTGCGAGTCGCTCGGGCGGATGATCGAGCTCTCGACCGGCACGGAGATCGGCGTCGGAGAGGAACAGGCGGCGCTCGACGACGCACGCGCCGGCGCGGAGGAGAGCGAGCGGGCCGGCCGCCTCGGCGAGGCCGCCCGGCTCTGGTACATCACGTCGATCTGGGAGGGGAACACGCTCCTTCGCTGCGCCACGGCGCGAGCCGCCGCCGGACGGACGCTCGACCTGGGACGGCGGGCGGCCTCGCCCTGGCTGGAGGCGTTCGGTGCGGTGGCCGGCGTCATGTTCCTGCTTCGGGGACGCGGCCGGATCCCTGACCTCCTGCGAGAGGGCGAGGGTACCGCGTCGGGGTTCGGGCGGACGATCCGCGCCGACTACCTGGCGGACGCGGCGGTCCTGCTCGCCCAGCGTGGTGAGACGGACGCCGCTGTCGCGACCGTCGCGGATCTGGTCGCGATCGCGCAGGAGCTCGGGTTCAAGGCATACATCTCCGAATGGATCAAGGGCGCAGCGCTCCTCGACGCGGGACGCCCGGATGCTGCCATCGAGCCGCTGGCCGGCGCGGCCACCAGTGCGGGCGAGATCGGCGACGTCGGCTCGGCCTCGTCCGTCATCGGGCAGCTGGCCCGCGCGCTCGCGCTGGCAGGACATGTCGACGAGGCGGCACGCCGGAGTGCCGAGGCGCGGGCGCTGACATCGCCCTCGGACCGTTGGTCGGCGCTCCTCTGGCGCGGCGCCGCCGCCCGCGTCTACGCCGCGCAGGGCCGGCCCGCCGAGGCGCGGACGCTCGCCGACGAGATCGTCGCGATCCTGGCCGACATCGACTACCCGGGCATCGAGTTCCACGCCCGCCTCGACGCCGCCGCCGGGTACGAGGCGGCCGGGGAGCGCCATGCCGCGAAGGCGCTCCTGCGGCGGGCGCTCGCCGACAGCAAGGAGCGGGAGGCGGCCGGGTTCGCCCGCCAGGCCGAGGCGGCGCTCGAGCGGGTCGAGGCCGAGGCCTCGGCCTGA
- a CDS encoding aldo/keto reductase, with translation MPQTTITLGDTEVKRLGMGSNRLEHTPQNIEFVRAAVGAGMTHIDTAYLYTSGESEQTVGSALDLPRDGLVVATKGGYREGEGKPDVLRAQIDESLRRLQTEVIDLYYLHRVHPDTPLEDSMAVIAEARDAGKIRHVGISEVDVSQIERARAVVPIAAVQNLYNLAERDHDDVIDHCAEQGIVFVPYFPLRGKDAPAVAEIARRRGKTASQIALAWLLHRSPAVLPIPGTLSLDHLRDNLATLEIELEQAELDALGSI, from the coding sequence ATGCCGCAGACGACGATCACCCTCGGCGACACCGAGGTCAAGCGCCTCGGGATGGGCTCGAACCGCCTCGAGCACACGCCGCAGAACATCGAGTTCGTGCGCGCCGCGGTGGGGGCCGGCATGACCCACATCGACACCGCCTACCTGTACACATCGGGCGAGAGCGAGCAGACCGTCGGTTCGGCGCTCGACCTGCCCCGCGACGGGCTCGTGGTCGCCACGAAGGGCGGCTACCGCGAGGGCGAGGGCAAGCCCGACGTCCTGCGCGCACAGATCGACGAGAGCCTGCGCCGCCTGCAGACGGAGGTCATCGACCTCTACTACCTGCACCGCGTCCATCCGGACACGCCGCTCGAAGATTCGATGGCCGTGATCGCCGAGGCCCGTGACGCAGGGAAGATCCGCCACGTGGGCATCTCCGAGGTCGACGTCAGCCAGATCGAGCGCGCCCGGGCGGTCGTCCCGATCGCCGCCGTCCAGAACCTCTACAACCTGGCCGAGCGCGACCACGACGACGTCATCGACCACTGCGCCGAGCAGGGCATCGTCTTCGTCCCGTACTTCCCGCTCCGCGGCAAGGATGCGCCGGCGGTCGCCGAGATCGCCCGGCGCCGCGGCAAGACCGCGAGCCAGATCGCCCTCGCCTGGCTGCTGCATCGCTCTCCGGCGGTGCTGCCGATCCCCGGCACGCTCTCGCTCGACCACCTGCGCGACAACCTGGCGACGCTCGAGATCGAGCTCGAGCAGGCCGAGCTCGACGCGCTCGGCTCGATCTGA
- a CDS encoding STAS domain-containing protein, whose protein sequence is MSEPGVPDLPDSRIDVESRAGVWLLSLHGEHDIATQPSLREQLGHVRAAGGPIVVDLSGAGFVDSTIIGALLEGADDGSAVSVVAPPGSAARRLADLVRLADALAVHDDLTAGIDAARMSGGLEQV, encoded by the coding sequence ATGAGCGAACCGGGCGTGCCGGATCTCCCGGACAGCCGTATCGACGTCGAGAGCCGCGCCGGGGTGTGGCTGCTCTCGCTCCATGGCGAGCACGACATCGCCACCCAGCCGAGCCTGCGCGAGCAGCTCGGGCACGTCCGCGCCGCGGGTGGGCCGATCGTGGTCGACCTGTCCGGGGCCGGGTTCGTGGACAGCACGATCATCGGGGCGCTGCTCGAGGGCGCCGACGACGGGTCGGCGGTGTCCGTGGTCGCGCCGCCGGGGTCGGCCGCCCGGCGCCTGGCCGACCTGGTGCGCCTGGCCGACGCCCTCGCGGTGCACGACGACCTCACCGCGGGCATCGACGCCGCCCGGATGAGCGGCGGCCTGGAGCAGGTCTAG
- a CDS encoding alpha/beta fold hydrolase, which translates to MPTGVRFLTAARIPSVRPDRTIVCLAGVGGSASEWDAAAPLLARLGPVAMTPPAAGRMVLIGHSQGGIRALRIAAREPARVDALVLTSSFFPPARAGRPLAVATLDFARHRALYARAVVARRRPPSPTRRGAAQLRTMLPLALRADRYHALAGAVACPVLAVHGDADHLVPAAFARAACARHPAWTYRELAGAGHHPHRDRAQEWAALVCEWLDPISATADGR; encoded by the coding sequence ATTCCCACCGGCGTCCGGTTTCTAACGGCGGCGAGAATTCCGTCCGTGCGCCCTGACCGGACGATCGTGTGCCTGGCCGGCGTCGGCGGCTCCGCGTCCGAGTGGGACGCGGCCGCGCCGCTGCTCGCCCGGCTCGGCCCGGTGGCGATGACGCCGCCGGCGGCGGGGCGGATGGTGCTCATCGGCCACTCGCAAGGGGGCATCCGCGCGCTTCGGATCGCCGCCCGCGAGCCGGCCCGGGTCGACGCGCTCGTGCTCACGAGCAGCTTCTTCCCGCCGGCGCGGGCGGGACGCCCGCTCGCGGTGGCGACGCTCGACTTCGCCCGCCACCGGGCGCTCTACGCTCGCGCGGTCGTCGCCCGGCGGCGGCCGCCGAGCCCCACCCGCCGGGGCGCCGCGCAGCTGCGCACGATGCTGCCGCTCGCCCTCCGGGCCGACCGGTATCACGCCCTGGCCGGCGCCGTTGCCTGCCCGGTGCTCGCCGTCCACGGCGACGCCGACCACCTCGTTCCGGCGGCGTTCGCGCGGGCGGCCTGCGCCCGCCATCCGGCCTGGACCTACCGCGAGCTGGCCGGGGCCGGCCACCATCCCCACCGCGACCGGGCGCAGGAGTGGGCGGCGCTCGTCTGCGAGTGGCTCGATCCCATCTCCGCGACGGCGGACGGCCGGTAG
- a CDS encoding arginase family protein: protein MTDSHRFQPNRPDETSYAGVGVTFGRVPLALDPAGLAGADVAILGAPFDEGVSYRPGTRFGPRAIRMAEDVAFPIDRPHMELGVDPYAELDVVDYGDVEVRSSNLEWSHTLLQKGVSEILAADAIPVVLGGDHSLSMPVLAALAGRFGPEGFSVIHFDTHADTGDYEGEAPHGTPFHHAVRDGHLDGRNIVQVGLRGAWPFPEDFEWMRSVGFRWHTMGEVVERGIAAVTKDAIAHAQSRAPRTYLTVDIDVLDPAFAPGTGTAEPGGLMTRELLWAVRTVSSQIDLCAMDMVEVSPPYDPTGITAMAGHRVVLETLSGIALRKSGREARPERP from the coding sequence ATGACCGACTCGCACCGCTTCCAGCCCAACCGCCCCGACGAGACCAGCTACGCCGGCGTCGGCGTCACCTTCGGCCGCGTCCCGCTCGCGCTCGACCCGGCCGGTCTGGCCGGGGCGGACGTCGCGATCCTGGGCGCGCCGTTCGACGAGGGCGTGTCGTACCGGCCGGGGACGCGGTTCGGCCCGCGGGCGATCAGGATGGCCGAGGACGTCGCGTTCCCGATCGACCGCCCGCACATGGAGCTGGGGGTCGACCCGTACGCCGAGCTCGACGTCGTCGACTACGGCGACGTCGAGGTGCGCTCGTCGAACCTCGAGTGGTCGCACACGCTCCTGCAGAAGGGTGTCTCCGAGATCCTGGCCGCCGATGCGATCCCGGTGGTGCTCGGCGGCGACCACTCGCTGTCGATGCCGGTCCTCGCCGCCCTGGCCGGGCGCTTCGGGCCGGAGGGCTTCTCGGTCATCCACTTCGACACGCACGCCGACACGGGCGACTACGAGGGCGAGGCGCCGCACGGCACGCCGTTCCACCACGCCGTCCGCGACGGCCACCTGGACGGCCGAAACATCGTCCAGGTCGGGCTGCGCGGCGCGTGGCCGTTCCCCGAGGACTTCGAGTGGATGCGAAGCGTCGGCTTCCGCTGGCACACGATGGGCGAGGTCGTCGAGCGCGGCATCGCCGCCGTCACGAAGGATGCGATCGCCCACGCCCAGTCGCGGGCGCCGCGCACCTACCTCACGGTCGACATCGACGTGCTCGACCCGGCCTTCGCGCCGGGCACCGGCACGGCCGAGCCGGGCGGCCTCATGACCCGCGAGCTGCTCTGGGCGGTGCGGACGGTGTCCTCACAGATCGACCTGTGCGCGATGGACATGGTCGAGGTGTCGCCGCCCTACGACCCCACGGGGATCACCGCCATGGCCGGCCACCGCGTCGTGCTCGAGACGCTTTCGGGCATCGCGCTTCGCAAGAGCGGCCGCGAGGCCCGCCCCGAGCGGCCCTGA